In Siniperca chuatsi isolate FFG_IHB_CAS linkage group LG20, ASM2008510v1, whole genome shotgun sequence, the following proteins share a genomic window:
- the LOC122867389 gene encoding cytochrome c oxidase assembly protein COX19 has product MSTAMNFGSKTFKPRPPDKGSFPLDHFGECKAFKETFMKCLRDNSFDNSKCRLQSKGYLECRMDHQLMAKEPLEKLGFKDLMDPPPSQADRETKP; this is encoded by the exons ATGTCCACTGCTATGAACTTCGGGTCGAAGACTTTTAAACCCCGGCCTCCTGACAAAGGCTCGTTCCCTCTGGATCATTTCG GAGAGTGTAAAGCCTTCAAGGAGACGTTTATGAAATGCCTAAGAGACAACAGCTTCGACAACTCCAAGTGCCGACTGCAGTCCAAAGGCTACCTGGAGTGCCGCATGGACCA TCAGCTGATGGCCAAGGAGCCTCTGGAGAAACTGGGATTCAAGGACCTGATGGATCCTCCTCCCAgccaggcagacagagaaactAAACCCTGA